Proteins encoded by one window of Xylocopa sonorina isolate GNS202 chromosome 16, iyXylSono1_principal, whole genome shotgun sequence:
- the Pbp45 gene encoding proximal sequence element A Pbp45, whose product MASRLLILSGFKEDCEQLIARFEQANDIRFETFCDIWKAMKFSLIFTGRPSFSELLEFCEEALNVCKQFLLLPPRFKERIGGLYLLYGIYYKIPIEQLKIRVKSDDWRSIMDLHAEIKEAEHLDANYILCKLIVDNAFYFCMFDVEFGLEKHYRIKNTKCFNPYSVLPTLKDLTDKNQMMSSIDDLSKAYEDMKRTLKLKNESDTSLKLFNSNIAEEIINDIREFEERRRNMQIKAMLESERASVASTSKGQKNSKLKRKGRARPMFDDVYLMESCESEDDVIELDDCDSDLSENFD is encoded by the exons ATGGCAAGCAGGTTGTTAATTTTGAGTGGTTTCAAAGAAGACTGCGAACAATTAATTGCTCGTTTCGAACAGGCAAACGACATTAGATTCGAAACGTTTTGCGATATATGGAAAGCAATGAAATTCTCATTGATTTTCAC AGGTCGTCCAAGTTTTTCAGAACTATTAGAATTTTGCGAGGAAGCATTGAATGTATGTAAACAGTTTCTTCTGTTGCCACCTCGTTTTAAAGAACGCATCGGAGGATTGTACCTTTTATATGGAATATACTATAAAATACCGATTGAACAGCTTAAAATTAGAGTCAAATCAGATGATTGGCGCAGTATTATGGATCTTCATGCAGAAATAAAAGAAGCAGAACACTTGGATGCCAATTACATATTGTGTAAATTAATTGTAGATAATGCATTTTATTTTTGTATGTTTGATGTAGAG TTTGGCTTGGAAAAACATTACCGCATAAAGAATACAAAATGTTTCAATCCGTATTCTGTGTTGCCAACATTAAAAGATTTGACTGATAAAAATCAAATGATGTCGAGCATCGATGACCTGAGCAAAGCCTACGAAGATATGAAGCGTACGTTGAAGCTTAAAAATGAATCGGATACTAGTTTAAAGTTATTTAATTCAAACATAGCTGAAGAAATTATTAACGATATCAGAGAGTTTGAAGAACGGAGAAGGAACATGCAAATAAAAGCTATGCTCGAGTCTGAGAGAGCATCTGTTGCTTCAACGTCGAAAGGGCAGAAGAATTCTAAATT AAAACGTAAAGGTAGAGCACGACCAATGTTTGATGACGTTTATCTGATGGAGTCATGCGAATCCGAAGACGATGTCATAGAGCTTGACGATTGCGATTCTGATCTTTCAGAAAATTTTGATTGA
- the Fest gene encoding LOW QUALITY PROTEIN: wurstfest (The sequence of the model RefSeq protein was modified relative to this genomic sequence to represent the inferred CDS: substituted 1 base at 1 genomic stop codon), giving the protein MAAPCSEYRKEIQKCNSQTGTQAVNQPPCSVPSIQSQTTPTAPMRPRSLYTTHSYHAQTDETNFQRYSEFSKYFEAPPSEQWGGLTGTTTFSNSMALWRQPRNSKTIAPYYEEQCLYTENWREHDTDAAIVATPHGTISLRLHNRIRVDMTIDRAVRVINFKNNIVLSLSGSGAAAALLHPNGRIYQYGSRVEILAHDAHGNNKLVVSVTLLKYYXQVPLHSIRYAKMWYKGVSFTSEQCALVYLVDTAGTRTTTDSFSDMSQDFSVSVFYSRSRHGPGCLQEAAQALSAAQYWLTNEGVENWIINNVRISQTPDGLVRIARNSNKYQLRTSPSNGTASLTTPFLHCTASLGQTSHLFVRRGERRMHYDGTSFIVRNAGHSAGFDDNNQLKVY; this is encoded by the exons ATGGCAGCTCCTTGCAGCGAGTATCGAAAGGAGATACAAAAATGTAATTCTCAGACCGGAACACAAGCAGTGAATCAACCACCATGTTCCGTACCATCAATTCAAAGTCAAACTACTCCAACAGCACCAATGCGGCCAAGATCTCTCTATACAACGCACAGTTATCATGCACAGACAGATGAAACCAATTTCCAG CGGTACAGTGAATTTTCCAAATACTTCGAAGCACCACCATCGGAACAATGGGGCGGTTTAACCGGCACAACGACGTTTTCGAATTCAATGGCACTTTGGAGGCAACCACGAAATTCGAAAACTATCGCGCCATATTACGAGGAACAATGTCTCTATACGGAAAACTGGAGAGAACACGATACCGACGCTGCTATTGTAGCTACACCGCATGGTACAATATCGTTGAGACTTCACAACAGGATCCGAGTTGACATGACGATCGATCGTGCAGTTAGAGTAATTAATTTTAAG AATAATATTGTACTATCGTTGAGCGGTTCTGGAGCAGCTGCGGCACTACTTCATCCGAATGGAAGAATATATCAGTATGGATCACGAGTTGAAATCTTGGCCCACGATGCCCATGGCAATAACAAGTTAGTGGTATCTGTAACATTATTAAAATACTATTAACAAGTACCGTTACATTCCATCAGATACGCAAAGATGTGGTATAAAGGGGTGAGCTTCACTTCGGAGCAATGCGCTCTTGTATATTTAGTTGATACGGCAGGAACAAGAACGACTACGGACTCATTTTCAGATATGAGTCAG GACTTTTCCGTAAGTGTTTTTTATTCTCGTTCTCGACATGGTCCAGGATGTTTGCAAGAAGCTGCGCAAGCATTAAGTGCCGCACAGTACTGGTTAACTAACGAGGGAGTGGAAAACTGGATCATTAACAATGTCAGAATATCTCAAACACCCGATGGTCTTGTCAG gattgCGCGCAATAGCAACAAGTATCAATTACGAACATCACCTAGTAATGGGACAGCTTCATTGACAACACCATTTTTACATTGTACTGCATCCCTTGGTCAAACGTCTCATCTTTTTGTGCGTCGCGGTGAACGACGAATGCATTATGATGGAACTAGTTTTATTGTACGAAACGCAGGTCATAGTGCTGGATTTGATGACAATAATCAACTGAAAGTTTATTAA
- the LOC143431101 gene encoding venom acid phosphatase Acph-1 isoform X2, with amino-acid sequence MITIKIPFFLGIIGLTLESPTPAEHVKTSNDRNDVEVKNNTLRLLIVVMRHGDRAPQDTYPNDPYINNSMEPYGWGQLTNEGRRNQYNQGLFLRKRYNDFLGPTYSPDIFYLQSTAVDRTKMSAMLEAAALWRPTKKQSFKPDLAWQPATLFYQPRSEDTLMLIWDTCPKYAKLRHAIMNLPEIQQIQNDNKQLYEELTNFTGMMISTPSDVGSLYGTLAAEEHMNLTLPEWTKDYYPDKLIPLTLYDFQLNVHDDLLKRLKGGPFLKKIVTNMLAKRDNTLEPEARKMFMYIGHDSTVVTLLDVMHVWNNQMPDYNIMTMIELHEIEGDWNVQILKPMIPDNWEEECKVDGGYTLPPAPVP; translated from the exons ATGATCACTATTAAAATTCCATTTTTCTTGGGTATTATCGGCTTAACTTTAG AATCACCTACACCAGCGGAGCATGTTAAGACAAGCAATGATAGGAACGATGTAGAAGTTAAAAATAATACTCTTCGACTACTAATAGTG GTAATGAGGCACGGAGACAGAGCACCACAGGATACTTATCCAAATGATCCATATATCAACAATTCCATGGAACCATATGGTTGGGGTCAATTAACAAAT GAGGGAAGAAGAAATCAGTACAATCAAGGTCTTTTCCTGCGAAAACGATACAATGATTTTTTGGGCCCAACTTACAGTCCAGATATATTTTACTTACAAAGTACCGCAGTCGATCGCACAAAAATGTCTGCAATGTTGGAAGCAGCAGCTTTGTGGAGACCAACCAAAAAGCAATCATTCAAACCTGATTTAGCTTGGCAACCTGCCACCCTATTTTATCAACCGCGTTCGGAAGATACG ttaATGTTAATATGGGATACGTGTCCGAAATACGCTAAATTACGGCATGCAATTATGAATTTACCAGAAATACAACAGATTCAAAACGATAATAAGCAACTTTACGAAGAATTGACGAATTTCACTGGTATGATGATTTCAACTCCAAGTGATGTTGGCTCACTTTACGGAACATTAGCAGCGGAG GAACACATGAATCTTACACTTCCCGAGTGGACCAAAGATTATTATCCTGATAAACTAATACCGCTTACGTTATACGATTTCCAACTTAACGTACATGATGATCTCTTAAAAAGACTTAAAGGTGGGCCCTTTCTTAAAAAGATTGTTACCAATATGTTGGCAAAAAGAGATAATACTTTAGAACCTGAGGCAAGGAAAATGTTCATGTACATTGGTCATGACAGTACCGTTGTAACTTTATTggatgtgatgcacgtttggaaCAATCAGATGCCCGATTATAATATCATGACAATGATTGAATTGCACGAAATCGAGGGTGATTGGAACGTTCAG ATATTAAAACCAATGATACCAGACAATTGGGAAGAAGAATGTAAAGTCGACGGAGGATATACACTTCCGCCTGCTCCGGTTCCTTga
- the LOC143431101 gene encoding prostatic acid phosphatase isoform X1 produces the protein MITIKIPFFLGIIGLTLESPTPAEHVKTSNDRNDVEVKNNTLRLLIVVMRHGDRAPQDTYPNDPYINNSMEPYGWGQLTNEGRRNQYNQGLFLRKRYNDFLGPTYSPDIFYLQSTAVDRTKMSAMLEAAALWRPTKKQSFKPDLAWQPATLFYQPRSEDTLMLIWDTCPKYAKLRHAIMNLPEIQQIQNDNKQLYEELTNFTGMMISTPSDVGSLYGTLAAEEHMNLTLPEWTKDYYPDKLIPLTLYDFQLNVHDDLLKRLKGGPFLKKIVTNMLAKRDNTLEPEARKMFMYIGHDSTVVTLLDVMHVWNNQMPDYNIMTMIELHEIEGDWNVQVFLRNTTDHEPYPLTVPECTTVCPLEKFVQILKPMIPDNWEEECKVDGGYTLPPAPVP, from the exons ATGATCACTATTAAAATTCCATTTTTCTTGGGTATTATCGGCTTAACTTTAG AATCACCTACACCAGCGGAGCATGTTAAGACAAGCAATGATAGGAACGATGTAGAAGTTAAAAATAATACTCTTCGACTACTAATAGTG GTAATGAGGCACGGAGACAGAGCACCACAGGATACTTATCCAAATGATCCATATATCAACAATTCCATGGAACCATATGGTTGGGGTCAATTAACAAAT GAGGGAAGAAGAAATCAGTACAATCAAGGTCTTTTCCTGCGAAAACGATACAATGATTTTTTGGGCCCAACTTACAGTCCAGATATATTTTACTTACAAAGTACCGCAGTCGATCGCACAAAAATGTCTGCAATGTTGGAAGCAGCAGCTTTGTGGAGACCAACCAAAAAGCAATCATTCAAACCTGATTTAGCTTGGCAACCTGCCACCCTATTTTATCAACCGCGTTCGGAAGATACG ttaATGTTAATATGGGATACGTGTCCGAAATACGCTAAATTACGGCATGCAATTATGAATTTACCAGAAATACAACAGATTCAAAACGATAATAAGCAACTTTACGAAGAATTGACGAATTTCACTGGTATGATGATTTCAACTCCAAGTGATGTTGGCTCACTTTACGGAACATTAGCAGCGGAG GAACACATGAATCTTACACTTCCCGAGTGGACCAAAGATTATTATCCTGATAAACTAATACCGCTTACGTTATACGATTTCCAACTTAACGTACATGATGATCTCTTAAAAAGACTTAAAGGTGGGCCCTTTCTTAAAAAGATTGTTACCAATATGTTGGCAAAAAGAGATAATACTTTAGAACCTGAGGCAAGGAAAATGTTCATGTACATTGGTCATGACAGTACCGTTGTAACTTTATTggatgtgatgcacgtttggaaCAATCAGATGCCCGATTATAATATCATGACAATGATTGAATTGCACGAAATCGAGGGTGATTGGAACGTTCAG GTATTTTTAAGAAATACCACCGACCACGAACCATACCCTCTGACTGTTCCTGAATGTACAACAGTATGTCCTCTTGAAAAATTTGTACAGATATTAAAACCAATGATACCAGACAATTGGGAAGAAGAATGTAAAGTCGACGGAGGATATACACTTCCGCCTGCTCCGGTTCCTTga
- the LOC143431101 gene encoding lysosomal acid phosphatase isoform X3 codes for MRHGDRAPQDTYPNDPYINNSMEPYGWGQLTNEGRRNQYNQGLFLRKRYNDFLGPTYSPDIFYLQSTAVDRTKMSAMLEAAALWRPTKKQSFKPDLAWQPATLFYQPRSEDTLMLIWDTCPKYAKLRHAIMNLPEIQQIQNDNKQLYEELTNFTGMMISTPSDVGSLYGTLAAEEHMNLTLPEWTKDYYPDKLIPLTLYDFQLNVHDDLLKRLKGGPFLKKIVTNMLAKRDNTLEPEARKMFMYIGHDSTVVTLLDVMHVWNNQMPDYNIMTMIELHEIEGDWNVQVFLRNTTDHEPYPLTVPECTTVCPLEKFVQILKPMIPDNWEEECKVDGGYTLPPAPVP; via the exons ATGAGGCACGGAGACAGAGCACCACAGGATACTTATCCAAATGATCCATATATCAACAATTCCATGGAACCATATGGTTGGGGTCAATTAACAAAT GAGGGAAGAAGAAATCAGTACAATCAAGGTCTTTTCCTGCGAAAACGATACAATGATTTTTTGGGCCCAACTTACAGTCCAGATATATTTTACTTACAAAGTACCGCAGTCGATCGCACAAAAATGTCTGCAATGTTGGAAGCAGCAGCTTTGTGGAGACCAACCAAAAAGCAATCATTCAAACCTGATTTAGCTTGGCAACCTGCCACCCTATTTTATCAACCGCGTTCGGAAGATACG ttaATGTTAATATGGGATACGTGTCCGAAATACGCTAAATTACGGCATGCAATTATGAATTTACCAGAAATACAACAGATTCAAAACGATAATAAGCAACTTTACGAAGAATTGACGAATTTCACTGGTATGATGATTTCAACTCCAAGTGATGTTGGCTCACTTTACGGAACATTAGCAGCGGAG GAACACATGAATCTTACACTTCCCGAGTGGACCAAAGATTATTATCCTGATAAACTAATACCGCTTACGTTATACGATTTCCAACTTAACGTACATGATGATCTCTTAAAAAGACTTAAAGGTGGGCCCTTTCTTAAAAAGATTGTTACCAATATGTTGGCAAAAAGAGATAATACTTTAGAACCTGAGGCAAGGAAAATGTTCATGTACATTGGTCATGACAGTACCGTTGTAACTTTATTggatgtgatgcacgtttggaaCAATCAGATGCCCGATTATAATATCATGACAATGATTGAATTGCACGAAATCGAGGGTGATTGGAACGTTCAG GTATTTTTAAGAAATACCACCGACCACGAACCATACCCTCTGACTGTTCCTGAATGTACAACAGTATGTCCTCTTGAAAAATTTGTACAGATATTAAAACCAATGATACCAGACAATTGGGAAGAAGAATGTAAAGTCGACGGAGGATATACACTTCCGCCTGCTCCGGTTCCTTga
- the LOC143431101 gene encoding lysosomal acid phosphatase isoform X4 — translation MIHISTIPWNHMEGRRNQYNQGLFLRKRYNDFLGPTYSPDIFYLQSTAVDRTKMSAMLEAAALWRPTKKQSFKPDLAWQPATLFYQPRSEDTLMLIWDTCPKYAKLRHAIMNLPEIQQIQNDNKQLYEELTNFTGMMISTPSDVGSLYGTLAAEEHMNLTLPEWTKDYYPDKLIPLTLYDFQLNVHDDLLKRLKGGPFLKKIVTNMLAKRDNTLEPEARKMFMYIGHDSTVVTLLDVMHVWNNQMPDYNIMTMIELHEIEGDWNVQVFLRNTTDHEPYPLTVPECTTVCPLEKFVQILKPMIPDNWEEECKVDGGYTLPPAPVP, via the exons ATGATCCATATATCAACAATTCCATGGAACCATATG GAGGGAAGAAGAAATCAGTACAATCAAGGTCTTTTCCTGCGAAAACGATACAATGATTTTTTGGGCCCAACTTACAGTCCAGATATATTTTACTTACAAAGTACCGCAGTCGATCGCACAAAAATGTCTGCAATGTTGGAAGCAGCAGCTTTGTGGAGACCAACCAAAAAGCAATCATTCAAACCTGATTTAGCTTGGCAACCTGCCACCCTATTTTATCAACCGCGTTCGGAAGATACG ttaATGTTAATATGGGATACGTGTCCGAAATACGCTAAATTACGGCATGCAATTATGAATTTACCAGAAATACAACAGATTCAAAACGATAATAAGCAACTTTACGAAGAATTGACGAATTTCACTGGTATGATGATTTCAACTCCAAGTGATGTTGGCTCACTTTACGGAACATTAGCAGCGGAG GAACACATGAATCTTACACTTCCCGAGTGGACCAAAGATTATTATCCTGATAAACTAATACCGCTTACGTTATACGATTTCCAACTTAACGTACATGATGATCTCTTAAAAAGACTTAAAGGTGGGCCCTTTCTTAAAAAGATTGTTACCAATATGTTGGCAAAAAGAGATAATACTTTAGAACCTGAGGCAAGGAAAATGTTCATGTACATTGGTCATGACAGTACCGTTGTAACTTTATTggatgtgatgcacgtttggaaCAATCAGATGCCCGATTATAATATCATGACAATGATTGAATTGCACGAAATCGAGGGTGATTGGAACGTTCAG GTATTTTTAAGAAATACCACCGACCACGAACCATACCCTCTGACTGTTCCTGAATGTACAACAGTATGTCCTCTTGAAAAATTTGTACAGATATTAAAACCAATGATACCAGACAATTGGGAAGAAGAATGTAAAGTCGACGGAGGATATACACTTCCGCCTGCTCCGGTTCCTTga
- the LOC143430970 gene encoding putative ATP-dependent RNA helicase DDX23 has translation MAHDKKNVRRSRSRERDRERERDRERRDRRRSRSRSKDRKKDRKRSRSRERSRERDRSREKDRDKSRERRESKDKSKDEKKHKLSPTYVVDDENKKENKSEPNKEEEETEEKSKLPPKKEPLSLEELLAKKKAEEEARAKPKFLTKEERAALALQKRQEEVEAIRKQQEEARKSFVHNESVGKDREWDDRDRRRESQRTREDEIKDKDKEKEVEAIKERYLGLVKKKRRVRRLNDRKFVFDWDTSEDTSVDYNSIYKERHQVQFFGRGNLAGIDIKAQKRDQSKFYGELLEKRRTEAEKEQEKMRLKKVKRKEEKQKWDDRHWSEKALHEMTERDWRIFREDYNITIKGGRIPDPIRSWKESGFPKEILDIIDKVGYKDLTPIQRQAIPIGLQNRDIIGVAETGSGKTLAFLIPLLLWITSLPKIERLEEADQGPYSIILAPTRELAQQIEEETNKFGQPLGIRTVVVVGGLSREEQGFRLRMGCEIVIATPGRLIDVLENRYLVLNQCTYIVLDEADRMIDMGFEPDVQKILEYMPVTNLKPDNEDAENEEKLLANYNTKKKYRQTVMFTATMPPAVERLARTYLRRPAVVYIGSVGKPTERTEQIVHIMGEADKRKKLMEILSRGVEPPVIIFVNQKKGADVLARGLEKLGYNACTLHGGKGQEQREYALASLKSGSKDILVATDVAGRGIDIKDVSMVINYDMAKTIEDYTHRIGRTGRAGKAGLAISFCTKDDSHLFYDLKQTILASPISTCPPELLNHPDAQHKPGTVVTKKRREEKIFA, from the exons ATGGCTCacgataaaaaaaatgtaaggCGAAGTCGTTCACGTGAACGAGATCGTGAACGTGAAAGGGATCGAGAACGACGAGATAGGAGACGATCAAGAAGCCGATCGAAGGATCGGAAGAAAGACAGAAAACGTTCAAGATCGAGAGAGAGATCTAGGGAAAGAGATAGATCACGTGAAAAGGATAGGGACAAGTCAAGGGAAAGACGAGAATCCAAAGATAAATCTAAGGATGAGAAAAAGCACAAACTTAGTCCTACGTATGTCGTAGACGATGAAAATAAGAAGGAGAATAAAAGCGAGCCTAACAAGGAAGAGGAGGAAACCGAGGAAAAATCAAAGCTTCCTCCGAAGAAGGAACCGCTTAGTTTGGAAGAATTGTTAGCTAAGAAGAAAGCAGAGGAGGAGGCACGTGCTAAGCCAAAATTTCTAACTAAAGAAGAACGCGCAGCTCTAGCACTACAAAAACGTCAAGAAGAGGTTGAAGCTATAAGGAAGCAACAGGAGGAAGCACGTAAATCTTTTGTTCACAATGAAAGTGTAGGGAAAGACAGAGAGTGGGATGACAGAGATag GCGCAGGGAGAGTCAACGCACAAGGGAAGATGAAATCAAAGACAAGGATAAAGAGAAAGAAGTGGAAGCTATCAAAGAACGTTATTTAGGATTGGTGAAGAAAAAACGGCGTGTTAGAAGACTAAACGATAGGAAATTTGTATTCGATTGGGATACATCAGAAGACACCTCTGTTGATTATAATAGCATTTACAAGGAGAGACATCAGGTTCAATTCTTTGGTAGAGGAAATCTTGCTGGAATAGATATTAAAGCACAGAAACGAGATCAAAGTAAGTTTTACGGAGAGCTTCTAGAAAAGAGAAGAACAGAAGCAGAAAAAGAACAGGAGAA GATGAGGTTGAAAAAGGTGAAGAGGAAGGAAGAAAAACAAAAGTGGGATGATAGACATTGGTCGGAGAAAGCTCTACATGAAATGACAGAAAGAGATTGGCGTATATTTAGGGAGGATTATAATATTACAATAAAAGGAGGACGCATACCGGATCCAATTAGATCTTGGAAAGAATCAGGATTTCCCAAAGAAATTCTTGATATTATTGATAAAGTTGGGTATAAGGATTTAACACCCATTCAAAGACAAGCTATTCCCATAGGACTTCAGAACCGTGATATTATTGGAGTCGCTGAGACTGGATCTGGAAAAACCCTAGCGTTTTTAATTCCATTACTGCTATGGATTACCAGTTTGCCAAAGATTGAAAGGCTAGAAGAAGCGGATCAAGGTCCTTATAGTATAATTCTAGCACCGACTCG TGAATTGGCACAACAAATCGAAGAGGAAACTAATAAATTTGGACAACCATTAGGTATACGAACGGTCGTTGTAGTTGGTGGTCTTTCAAGAGAAGAGCAAGGCTTTAGATTGAGAATGGGTTGTGAG ATCGTAATAGCTACACCAGGACGATTGATTGATGTCTTGGAAAATCGATATTTAGTTTTAAATCAGTGTACCTATATTGTACTGGATGAAGCTGATAGAATGATAGACATGGGATTTGAGCCAG ACGTTCAAAAGATTTTGGAATACATGCCAGTTACAAACTTAAAGCCAGACAACGAGGACGCTGAGAATGAAGAAAAACTTTTAGCTAATTATAATACAAAGAAAAAATACAGAcaa aCTGTGATGTTTACAGCAACTATGCCACCTGCGGTGGAACGATTAGCTAGAACTTATTTAAGACGACCTGCTGTTGTATATATTGGCAGTGTAGGAAAACCGACAGAGAGAACAGAACAGATAGTACATATAATGGGCGAAGCAGATAAACGCAAGAAATTGATGGAGATACTCAGCAGAGGAGTTGAACCACCAGTCATTATATTCGTTAATCAAAAGAAGGGAGCTGATGTTCTTGCAAGAGGCTTAGAGAAACTTGGC TACAATGCTTGCACTCTCCATGGTGGTAAAGGACAAGAGCAAAGAGAGTATGCACTTGCTTCTCTGAAAAGTGGTAGTAAAGATATTTTGGTCGCCACGGATGTtgcgggtcgtggtatcgataTTAAAGATGTGTCTATGGTCATCAATTATGATATGGCTAAGACTATAGAAG ATTACACGCATCGTATCGGTAGAACTGGTCGTGCTGGAAAAGCTGGTCTTGCCATTTCATTCTGTACCAAGGATGACAGTCATCTGTTTTACGATCTGAAGCAAACAATTCTTGCAAGCCCAATATCCACTTGTCCACCTGAATTACTAAATCATCCGGATGCTCAGCATAAACCTGGCACAGTCGTTACAAAGAAACGTCGAGAAGAGAAAATATTTGcttag
- the LOC143430989 gene encoding DAZ-associated protein 2 isoform X1, producing MTDKKADHYKDDLIPDTYPVTPHPPTGFVPAPAQPATYGGTLAGAAPYGVFPNQPQLYAAQGPPPPTYDQTLTHPMMYQPMYGQGYPGYLAGSCYPAYGPLQYYPPLAAAAAYYPAAAMQPPVRPPTLVMPNGFDATNRFDSISQPVLPPPPTVPNAAQLAAMASHSVAISQKKNFLGGGTEGGYTFW from the exons ATGACCGACAAGAAAG CGGACCATTACAAAGACGATTTGATCCCAGACA CATACCCGGTGACACCTCATCCACCAACAGGTTTTGTCCCTGCGCCGGCACAGCCTGCTACCTACGGTGGTACAC TTGCAGGTGCCGCACCGTATGGCGTATTTCCTAATCAACCACAACTTTATGCAGCGCAAGGTCCACCACCGCCAACATACGATCAGACTCTTACCCATCCAATG atGTATCAGCCAATGTATGGACAAGGATATCCTGGTTATTTAGCAGGCTCATGTTATCCTGCGTACGGACCATTACAATATTACCCACCATTAGCTGCAGCTGCAGCATATTATCCTGCAGCAGCAATGCAGCCTCCAGTTAGGCCTCCTACACTTGTGATGCCT AATGGGTTTGATGCTACTAATCGATTTGATAGTATCTCGCAACCCGTCTTGCCACCACCACCAACAGTTCCAAACGCCGCCCAACTAGCTGCAATGGCGAGCCATAGCGTGGCTATATCACAAAAGAAAAACTTCCTAGGAGGAGGAACAGAAGGCGGTTACACCTTTTGGTAA
- the LOC143430989 gene encoding DAZ-associated protein 2 isoform X2 has protein sequence MTDKKAYPVTPHPPTGFVPAPAQPATYGGTLAGAAPYGVFPNQPQLYAAQGPPPPTYDQTLTHPMMYQPMYGQGYPGYLAGSCYPAYGPLQYYPPLAAAAAYYPAAAMQPPVRPPTLVMPNGFDATNRFDSISQPVLPPPPTVPNAAQLAAMASHSVAISQKKNFLGGGTEGGYTFW, from the exons ATGACCGACAAGAAAG CATACCCGGTGACACCTCATCCACCAACAGGTTTTGTCCCTGCGCCGGCACAGCCTGCTACCTACGGTGGTACAC TTGCAGGTGCCGCACCGTATGGCGTATTTCCTAATCAACCACAACTTTATGCAGCGCAAGGTCCACCACCGCCAACATACGATCAGACTCTTACCCATCCAATG atGTATCAGCCAATGTATGGACAAGGATATCCTGGTTATTTAGCAGGCTCATGTTATCCTGCGTACGGACCATTACAATATTACCCACCATTAGCTGCAGCTGCAGCATATTATCCTGCAGCAGCAATGCAGCCTCCAGTTAGGCCTCCTACACTTGTGATGCCT AATGGGTTTGATGCTACTAATCGATTTGATAGTATCTCGCAACCCGTCTTGCCACCACCACCAACAGTTCCAAACGCCGCCCAACTAGCTGCAATGGCGAGCCATAGCGTGGCTATATCACAAAAGAAAAACTTCCTAGGAGGAGGAACAGAAGGCGGTTACACCTTTTGGTAA
- the LOC143430998 gene encoding protein FAM136A has protein sequence MVEEQQKRVEEYTIKLAEEIDKSMRKMKGDAYRCAASCCDNEAYSIHKVQNCVANCNSSLDRAQEYAKEELERVQNRLQRCVMDCNDRIKDAAGPNPLQRDMEIYREQFDKCVTKCVDNYCEMLPNLEKTMKKVLSEQKYQ, from the exons ATGGTTGAGGAACAACAAAAAAGAGTGGAAGAATATACGATTAAATTAGCAGAAGAAATTGATAAATCAATGAGAAAAATGAAG GGTGATGCATACAGGTGTGCTGCAAGTTGTTGCGATAATGAGGCGTACAGTATACATAAAGTACAAAATTGTGTAGCAAATTGTAATAGTTCGCTGGATAGAGCTCAAGAATATGCCAAAGAAGAACTTGAAAGAGTCCAA AATCGGTTACAAAGATGTGTTATGGATTGTAACGATAGAATAAAAGACGCAGCAGGGCCAAATCCTTTGCAACGTGATATGGAAATATATAGAGAGCAGTTTGACAAATGTGTAACGAAATGTGTAGATAATTATTGTGAAATGTTACCTAACTTAGAGAAAACAATGAAGAAGGTTTTGTCTGAGCAAAAATATCAATAA